One Desulfuromonas acetoxidans DSM 684 DNA segment encodes these proteins:
- a CDS encoding cytochrome c3 family protein: MNKSVVVFGLILTAGLFFATNTLAQETLTDADCVKCHINAVKDVAAHGAAHADMGCRDCHLEHPPLGDRVIPQCALCHAPEETAHYTLDNCVGCHYPHHPLEIDFTALDNVKPACISCHPDQGEEMAARPSLHSEQDCNACHNAHGLAEGQYQNCLDCHDGHSESMTVNDCTLCHKPHSPKEVTYNDLPSDLCAACHEDIAAMLAKSTKKHHELTCSECHVDEHMTITPCIDCHGKPHGIMHEKYPTCVECHIDPHALAE, from the coding sequence ATGAATAAGTCTGTGGTCGTTTTCGGCCTTATCCTTACTGCGGGTCTTTTTTTCGCCACCAATACTCTGGCACAAGAGACTTTGACCGACGCGGATTGCGTCAAATGTCATATCAACGCCGTTAAAGATGTCGCGGCTCACGGTGCCGCGCATGCTGACATGGGCTGCCGCGATTGCCACCTGGAACACCCCCCGCTGGGTGATCGGGTCATCCCGCAATGTGCCCTGTGTCACGCACCCGAAGAAACCGCCCACTACACGCTGGATAACTGTGTCGGCTGCCACTATCCGCACCACCCTCTCGAAATCGATTTCACGGCTCTGGACAATGTCAAGCCGGCCTGTATTTCCTGTCACCCCGATCAGGGTGAAGAGATGGCCGCCCGTCCCAGTCTGCACTCCGAGCAGGACTGCAACGCCTGTCACAATGCCCACGGTCTGGCAGAGGGCCAATATCAAAATTGCCTTGATTGCCACGACGGGCACTCTGAAAGCATGACCGTCAACGATTGCACCCTGTGCCACAAACCCCACAGCCCGAAAGAGGTCACCTATAACGACCTGCCTTCGGATTTGTGCGCAGCTTGCCACGAAGACATTGCCGCCATGCTGGCCAAGTCGACCAAGAAGCACCACGAACTGACCTGTTCCGAGTGCCATGTCGATGAGCACATGACCATTACGCCGTGTATTGACTGCCATGGCAAGCCACACGGCATCATGCATGAAAAATATCCGACCTGCGTTGAGTGTCATATCGATCCCCACGCATTGGCCGAATAA
- a CDS encoding cytochrome c3 family protein translates to MMCSAHAKRLSAGLLLFISLVFCASLCFGEITAVPLTGADCIKCHHQPSVDIRDHGGAHRDDMGCLGCHDNHPPLGDAIIPECSDCHNGDDHKHFTLKNCSSCHNPHAPGINDLSALDEPKVACLSCHDDVGTTMDKTPSLHAEQQCNDCHTEHGTEKGQFSTCIDCHDKHSPEMTYQDCLGCHQPHAPTTYLWDNDTPADHCAACHEDQVNELLAKGEAHSSDIHCSDCHTAHPPHEEGVIPSCADCHAPSDHPHYKLDNCTACHRPHAPLEIDLTAVSPIKPVCISCHEAPQQEMTQWPSAHNEMDCNECHQEHGEAMSCLDCHDGHNDTMSYRDCLRCHQPHSPLALRFSQAGIRSDLCGSCHRGQLKQLSANTTGHADVQCVFCHRRTHKVILSCDNCHGEPHDSSIHQHFTDCGQCHNGPHNLKN, encoded by the coding sequence ATGATGTGTAGTGCTCACGCAAAACGTCTGTCGGCAGGTCTGCTGCTGTTTATCTCGCTGGTGTTCTGCGCCTCATTGTGTTTTGGCGAGATCACCGCTGTTCCCTTGACGGGCGCCGACTGTATCAAATGCCATCACCAACCCTCCGTGGACATTCGCGATCATGGCGGTGCCCATCGTGATGACATGGGTTGCCTCGGCTGCCATGACAACCATCCGCCACTCGGCGACGCGATCATCCCCGAATGCAGCGATTGTCACAACGGCGATGATCACAAGCACTTTACACTTAAGAATTGCAGCAGCTGTCACAACCCTCATGCACCGGGCATCAACGACCTGAGCGCTCTTGATGAGCCAAAAGTCGCCTGCCTGAGCTGCCACGACGACGTCGGCACCACCATGGACAAGACACCGAGTCTACATGCCGAGCAGCAGTGCAACGACTGCCACACTGAGCACGGCACTGAGAAAGGTCAGTTCTCCACCTGTATTGATTGCCATGATAAACACAGTCCTGAGATGACCTATCAGGATTGCCTCGGCTGTCACCAGCCCCATGCGCCGACCACGTACCTGTGGGATAACGACACCCCGGCAGATCACTGTGCTGCATGCCACGAAGATCAGGTTAACGAGCTTCTAGCTAAAGGCGAAGCACACAGTTCCGATATCCACTGCAGTGATTGCCACACTGCCCACCCTCCTCACGAAGAGGGCGTGATTCCGTCCTGTGCCGACTGCCATGCACCGAGTGATCATCCCCATTACAAACTGGACAACTGCACGGCTTGCCACCGCCCGCACGCGCCATTGGAGATCGACCTGACCGCCGTATCACCGATCAAACCCGTGTGCATCTCCTGTCACGAAGCACCACAACAGGAGATGACCCAGTGGCCGAGTGCCCACAACGAAATGGATTGCAACGAGTGCCACCAGGAGCACGGTGAGGCCATGTCCTGTCTGGACTGTCACGACGGTCACAACGACACCATGTCATATCGCGACTGTCTGCGCTGCCACCAGCCTCACAGCCCTCTGGCATTGCGCTTTTCTCAAGCCGGCATCCGCTCTGACCTGTGCGGCAGTTGCCACCGCGGCCAGCTCAAACAACTGTCCGCCAACACCACCGGGCACGCTGATGTTCAATGCGTATTCTGCCACCGCCGCACACATAAAGTCATTTTGTCGTGCGACAACTGTCATGG